The DNA sequence TCCAAAGAGACTGGGACTGCGTCAAGGTGATGAATAGTGTTAGTATTTTTTTATATCACGAGCAAAAAGATGCCTTTTTATTTGTAAAGCAATTTCGTCCTGCTGTTTGGTACTCACAAGAGAAAGAAGGCATCAAAACAAATGAGCAAGGCTTTACTTACGAGCTTTGCGCAGGGCTTATGGATAAAGGACTTAGCGAAGAGCAAACAGCTAGAGAAGAAGCGGTCGAAGAAGTGGGCTATAAGCTAAAAGATATCGAGCGTATCACTATGACATATGGTGCTTTTGGCTTTGGAGGCAACACACAAACTATGTTTTACGCAAATATAAATGATAGCATGAAGGTAAATTCTGGCGGCGGTATCGACGGAGAGGA is a window from the Campylobacter concisus genome containing:
- a CDS encoding NUDIX domain-containing protein encodes the protein MDTTITNLEILPLGESKYLKPFKMKFMQNGVQRDWDCVKVMNSVSIFLYHEQKDAFLFVKQFRPAVWYSQEKEGIKTNEQGFTYELCAGLMDKGLSEEQTAREEAVEEVGYKLKDIERITMTYGAFGFGGNTQTMFYANINDSMKVNSGGGIDGEDIELVFIKREDMMKFAFDESKVKGFGLIFAYLWWEKFKS